A window of Malania oleifera isolate guangnan ecotype guangnan chromosome 5, ASM2987363v1, whole genome shotgun sequence contains these coding sequences:
- the LOC131156526 gene encoding uncharacterized protein LOC131156526 isoform X1, producing the protein MGTHLDNCHVDTQVLGSPDCVENMSNGVADECEEEDVVLDSDDERTCKTEPLSTAKVVSSEINDGRVGRDSIDSAGKQCSVGCLRRLFSSIHVNLLEAGSTLGCTIDSDNKTSKGYDGQSNCGHTDIKSQKQVAVKDDRMSRAKDQFSVDQDHNGLECNFKSEVKSKCTLDGHEDNRMSLANFESDEGKCLPQLPGCNKESARISNIESEEPGELSQATALNLVDEFLSVNNVNLSVKVEPRKTTGDKSPPVSSVKGAQSLAQKINLRNTIGERGIFEWVDGHDDQRGSNLTGKRVDSFFDSGGHGHGSGTWPNKPREFYDKGGSHIGNECNKKMEILNVLGELTGSTDSDSTLLLHNLNDADLEKQLTAELCRQQLEASGTERDALDMFDIGLGTQIAAEAMEALSNALPAHCNDDSDKGENTFEDLPKGVTQKGYLEHYPFQKTVCSDSNLERKLKQTKRLTENSSRETSALVPKQSKNQEFAAKIKTKMGKSMDGVHGMYPAYANARSSRRSSKPTKQRKTEEVVNRDNIKEVDTFISPSTLIEGISLGKAWSQKECRNFSPIAARTRHQASGTKKMGNDPGANDIMEVNDHKKKCMKRGLNADEFEVSRIGQKIANSRLNISGKARKRKRGPEEHTGVEAAALKLDVWSYPRRKRTHRTAPNHSDGSGNLNAFSMVDEEEGIGYHIKNLKKLKDSSKTISFNLDTKRKIQLSESNSEGCLLRQKLDGPGSAVDVFCHNAAAANKRIFNMKMVGVEASTQFRKLDEMDSVLPGDHRKKDIKFQVSAGKKIEHSVSECTSTVNSDKVIDVALSKYMVSDNHRSPCNKNLPKSSLIKELISLGIPELAPSFTSKNLRRRRNMANVRVLFSQNLDEDIIKQQKKILARLGIPIASSAFDATHFVADKFVRTRNMLEIIALGKPVVTHLWLESCAQASCFIDEKNYILRDAKKEKEIGFSLPVSLARASQHPLLKGQIVLITPNAKPSKDMIASLVMAVHGKAVERIQTSIIVDENISDDKLIISCEEDYAICVPFLEKGAAVYSSELLLNGIVIQKLEWERHRLFARNTRRN; encoded by the exons GATGTTTACGAAGGCTCTTTAGTTCTATTCATGTAAATTTGTTGGAGGCTGGCTCTACTTTAGGGTGCACAATTGATTCAGACAATAAGACTTCTAAGGGATATGATGGTCAATCTAATTGTGGCCATACTGACATCAAATCTCAGAAACAGGTTGCAGTTAAGGATGATAGAATGTCCCGAGCAAAAGACCAATTTTCAGTTGATCAGGACCATAATGGCTTAGAATGCAATTTTAAGTCAGAGGTGAAAAGCAAATGTACTTTGGATGGACATGAGGATAACCGCATGTCTCTCGCCAATTTTGAAAGTGACGAAGGGAAATGCCTACCTCAGCTGCCTGGATGCAACAAGGAGTCTGCAAGGATAAGTAACATTGAATCTGAGGAGCCTGGAGAATTGTCACAAGCCACTGCACTTAACTTGGTGGATGAATTTTTGTCGGTTAACAATGTAAACTTGTCTGTCAAGGTTGAACCCAGAAAGACTACTGGGGATAAATCACCTCCAGTCTCAAGTGTGAAGGGGGCTCAAAGTTTGGCCCAGAAAATTAATCTTAGAAACACAATTGGAGAAAGGGGAATCTTTGAATGGGTTGATGGccatgatgatcaaagggggagcaATCTTACTGGCAAGAGAGTGGACTCATTCTTTGATTCCGGAGGTCATGGACATGGATCTGGTACCTGGCCAAATAAGCCCAGGGAGTTCTATGATAAAGGAGGTAGCCACATAGGTAATGAGTGTAATAAGAAGATGGAGATCTTAAATGTCCTTGGGGAATTAACAGGTTCAACTGATTCAGATTCAACTCTTTTATTGCACAATTTGAATGATGCTGATTTGGAGAAACAATTAACAGCAGAATTATGTAGGCAGCAGTTGGAAGCAAGTGGTACTGAGAGGGATGCACTAGACATGTTTGATATTGGTTTGGGCACTCAAATAGCTGCTGAAGCTATGGAAGCTCTTTCAAATGCCCTACCTGCCCACTGCAATGATGATTCTGATAAAGGTGAAAATACCTTTGAAGATCTTCCAAAAGGTGTAACCCAGAAGGGTTATTTAGAACATTATCCCTTTCAAAAGACGGTTTGCTCTGATTCAAATCTTGAGAGAAAATTGAAGCAGACAAAGAGACTAACTGAAAATTCAAGCAGAGAAACATCTGCATTAGTTCCAAAGCAATCTAAGAATCAGGAATTTGCAGCAAAAATAAAAACCAAGATGGGTAAGTCAATGGATGGGGTACATGGTATGTATCCTGCCTATGCAAATGCAAGGTCAAGCAGAAGATCTTCTAAGCCTACTAAGCAAAGAAAAACAGAGGAAGTGGTCAACAGGGACAACATCAAAGAGGTTGATACTTTCATTAGTCCATCAACATTAATTGAAGGAATATCACTTGGCAAAGCATGGTCACAAAAGGAATGTAGGAACTTCTCTCCTATTGCTGCACGGACTAGGCATCAGGCATCAGGTACAAAAAAAATGGGAAACGATCCAGGGGCAAATGACATTATGGAGGTTAATGaccataaaaaaaaatgcatgaagAGAGGCTTAAATGCTGATGAATTTGAAGTGTCGAGAATTGGACAAAAAATTGCCAACTCAAGATTGAATATATCTGGCAAAGCTAGAAAGAGAAAACGAGGTCCAGAGGAGCATACAGGTGTTGAGGCAGCTGCTTTGAAGTTAGATGTATGGAGCTACCCTAGAAGAAAAAGGACGCATCGAACTGCACCAAAtcattcagatggatctggaaaTCTGAACGCCTTTTCCATGGTAGATGAGGAAGAAGGCATTGGATATCACATAAAAAATCTGAAAAAGTTAAAAGACAGCAGTAAAACCATTTCATTTAACTTAGACACAAAGAGGAAAATACAGTTATCAGAAAGCAATTCAGAAGGTTGCTTGTTAAGGCAGAAACTTGACGGGCCAGGTTCAGCAGTTGATGTTTTTTGTCACAATGCAGCTGCTGCAAATAAGAGAATATTTAATATGAAGATGGTTGGAGTCGAGGCCTCCACTCAATTCAGAAAACTAGATGAGATGGATTCTGTTTTACCTGGTGATCATAGAAAGAAAGATATTAAGTTTCAGGTATCAGCAGGTAAAAAAATTGAGCATTCTGTTTCAGAATGCACCTCTACTGTCAACTCTGACAAAGTCATCGATGTGGCATTGAGCAAGTATATGGTTAGTGATAATCACAGGTCTCCATGCAACAAAAACCTACCAAAATCATCTCTTATAAAAGAGCTTATCAGTTTAGGGATTCCCGAGTTAGCTCCAAGCTTTACATCGAAAAATTTGAGAAGAAGGCGGAATATGGCAAATGTCCGAGTTTTGTTCAGCCAAAACCTAGATGAAGATATAATTAAGCAGCAGAAAAAG ATCTTGGCACGACTAGGCATTCCCATTGCATCAAGTGCTTTTGATGCCACACATTTCGTAGCAGATAAATTTGTGCGTACAAGGAATATGTTGGAAATTATTGCTTTGGGGAAACCAGTGGTGACACATTTATGGCTTGAAAGCTGTGCACAAGCAAGCTGTTTTATTGATGAGAAAAATTATATCCTGAGGGATGCAAAAAAGGAGAAGGAAATTGGATTTAGCTTGCCAGTTTCCTTGGCTCGTGCAAGCCAGCATCCGCTCTTAAAG GGTCAAATAGTTCTCATAACCCCAAATGCCAAACCTAGTAAAGACATGATTGCTAGCTTGGTCATGGCAGTTCATGGCAAG GCAGTAGAAAGAATTCAGACATCGATAATAGTGGATGAAAATATCTCAGATGATAAACTGATTATTTCTTGTGAAGAAGATTATGCAATCTGTGTTCCTTTCCTCGAAAAGG GAGCAGCAGTTTACAGTTCAGAGCTTTTGCTGAATGGCATTGTTATTCAAAAACTTGAATGGGAGAG ACATCGGCTCTTTGCACGTAATACCAGGAGGAATTAA
- the LOC131156526 gene encoding uncharacterized protein LOC131156526 isoform X2 yields the protein MSRAKDQFSVDQDHNGLECNFKSEVKSKCTLDGHEDNRMSLANFESDEGKCLPQLPGCNKESARISNIESEEPGELSQATALNLVDEFLSVNNVNLSVKVEPRKTTGDKSPPVSSVKGAQSLAQKINLRNTIGERGIFEWVDGHDDQRGSNLTGKRVDSFFDSGGHGHGSGTWPNKPREFYDKGGSHIGNECNKKMEILNVLGELTGSTDSDSTLLLHNLNDADLEKQLTAELCRQQLEASGTERDALDMFDIGLGTQIAAEAMEALSNALPAHCNDDSDKGENTFEDLPKGVTQKGYLEHYPFQKTVCSDSNLERKLKQTKRLTENSSRETSALVPKQSKNQEFAAKIKTKMGKSMDGVHGMYPAYANARSSRRSSKPTKQRKTEEVVNRDNIKEVDTFISPSTLIEGISLGKAWSQKECRNFSPIAARTRHQASGTKKMGNDPGANDIMEVNDHKKKCMKRGLNADEFEVSRIGQKIANSRLNISGKARKRKRGPEEHTGVEAAALKLDVWSYPRRKRTHRTAPNHSDGSGNLNAFSMVDEEEGIGYHIKNLKKLKDSSKTISFNLDTKRKIQLSESNSEGCLLRQKLDGPGSAVDVFCHNAAAANKRIFNMKMVGVEASTQFRKLDEMDSVLPGDHRKKDIKFQVSAGKKIEHSVSECTSTVNSDKVIDVALSKYMVSDNHRSPCNKNLPKSSLIKELISLGIPELAPSFTSKNLRRRRNMANVRVLFSQNLDEDIIKQQKKILARLGIPIASSAFDATHFVADKFVRTRNMLEIIALGKPVVTHLWLESCAQASCFIDEKNYILRDAKKEKEIGFSLPVSLARASQHPLLKGQIVLITPNAKPSKDMIASLVMAVHGKAVERIQTSIIVDENISDDKLIISCEEDYAICVPFLEKGAAVYSSELLLNGIVIQKLEWERHRLFARNTRRN from the exons ATGTCCCGAGCAAAAGACCAATTTTCAGTTGATCAGGACCATAATGGCTTAGAATGCAATTTTAAGTCAGAGGTGAAAAGCAAATGTACTTTGGATGGACATGAGGATAACCGCATGTCTCTCGCCAATTTTGAAAGTGACGAAGGGAAATGCCTACCTCAGCTGCCTGGATGCAACAAGGAGTCTGCAAGGATAAGTAACATTGAATCTGAGGAGCCTGGAGAATTGTCACAAGCCACTGCACTTAACTTGGTGGATGAATTTTTGTCGGTTAACAATGTAAACTTGTCTGTCAAGGTTGAACCCAGAAAGACTACTGGGGATAAATCACCTCCAGTCTCAAGTGTGAAGGGGGCTCAAAGTTTGGCCCAGAAAATTAATCTTAGAAACACAATTGGAGAAAGGGGAATCTTTGAATGGGTTGATGGccatgatgatcaaagggggagcaATCTTACTGGCAAGAGAGTGGACTCATTCTTTGATTCCGGAGGTCATGGACATGGATCTGGTACCTGGCCAAATAAGCCCAGGGAGTTCTATGATAAAGGAGGTAGCCACATAGGTAATGAGTGTAATAAGAAGATGGAGATCTTAAATGTCCTTGGGGAATTAACAGGTTCAACTGATTCAGATTCAACTCTTTTATTGCACAATTTGAATGATGCTGATTTGGAGAAACAATTAACAGCAGAATTATGTAGGCAGCAGTTGGAAGCAAGTGGTACTGAGAGGGATGCACTAGACATGTTTGATATTGGTTTGGGCACTCAAATAGCTGCTGAAGCTATGGAAGCTCTTTCAAATGCCCTACCTGCCCACTGCAATGATGATTCTGATAAAGGTGAAAATACCTTTGAAGATCTTCCAAAAGGTGTAACCCAGAAGGGTTATTTAGAACATTATCCCTTTCAAAAGACGGTTTGCTCTGATTCAAATCTTGAGAGAAAATTGAAGCAGACAAAGAGACTAACTGAAAATTCAAGCAGAGAAACATCTGCATTAGTTCCAAAGCAATCTAAGAATCAGGAATTTGCAGCAAAAATAAAAACCAAGATGGGTAAGTCAATGGATGGGGTACATGGTATGTATCCTGCCTATGCAAATGCAAGGTCAAGCAGAAGATCTTCTAAGCCTACTAAGCAAAGAAAAACAGAGGAAGTGGTCAACAGGGACAACATCAAAGAGGTTGATACTTTCATTAGTCCATCAACATTAATTGAAGGAATATCACTTGGCAAAGCATGGTCACAAAAGGAATGTAGGAACTTCTCTCCTATTGCTGCACGGACTAGGCATCAGGCATCAGGTACAAAAAAAATGGGAAACGATCCAGGGGCAAATGACATTATGGAGGTTAATGaccataaaaaaaaatgcatgaagAGAGGCTTAAATGCTGATGAATTTGAAGTGTCGAGAATTGGACAAAAAATTGCCAACTCAAGATTGAATATATCTGGCAAAGCTAGAAAGAGAAAACGAGGTCCAGAGGAGCATACAGGTGTTGAGGCAGCTGCTTTGAAGTTAGATGTATGGAGCTACCCTAGAAGAAAAAGGACGCATCGAACTGCACCAAAtcattcagatggatctggaaaTCTGAACGCCTTTTCCATGGTAGATGAGGAAGAAGGCATTGGATATCACATAAAAAATCTGAAAAAGTTAAAAGACAGCAGTAAAACCATTTCATTTAACTTAGACACAAAGAGGAAAATACAGTTATCAGAAAGCAATTCAGAAGGTTGCTTGTTAAGGCAGAAACTTGACGGGCCAGGTTCAGCAGTTGATGTTTTTTGTCACAATGCAGCTGCTGCAAATAAGAGAATATTTAATATGAAGATGGTTGGAGTCGAGGCCTCCACTCAATTCAGAAAACTAGATGAGATGGATTCTGTTTTACCTGGTGATCATAGAAAGAAAGATATTAAGTTTCAGGTATCAGCAGGTAAAAAAATTGAGCATTCTGTTTCAGAATGCACCTCTACTGTCAACTCTGACAAAGTCATCGATGTGGCATTGAGCAAGTATATGGTTAGTGATAATCACAGGTCTCCATGCAACAAAAACCTACCAAAATCATCTCTTATAAAAGAGCTTATCAGTTTAGGGATTCCCGAGTTAGCTCCAAGCTTTACATCGAAAAATTTGAGAAGAAGGCGGAATATGGCAAATGTCCGAGTTTTGTTCAGCCAAAACCTAGATGAAGATATAATTAAGCAGCAGAAAAAG ATCTTGGCACGACTAGGCATTCCCATTGCATCAAGTGCTTTTGATGCCACACATTTCGTAGCAGATAAATTTGTGCGTACAAGGAATATGTTGGAAATTATTGCTTTGGGGAAACCAGTGGTGACACATTTATGGCTTGAAAGCTGTGCACAAGCAAGCTGTTTTATTGATGAGAAAAATTATATCCTGAGGGATGCAAAAAAGGAGAAGGAAATTGGATTTAGCTTGCCAGTTTCCTTGGCTCGTGCAAGCCAGCATCCGCTCTTAAAG GGTCAAATAGTTCTCATAACCCCAAATGCCAAACCTAGTAAAGACATGATTGCTAGCTTGGTCATGGCAGTTCATGGCAAG GCAGTAGAAAGAATTCAGACATCGATAATAGTGGATGAAAATATCTCAGATGATAAACTGATTATTTCTTGTGAAGAAGATTATGCAATCTGTGTTCCTTTCCTCGAAAAGG GAGCAGCAGTTTACAGTTCAGAGCTTTTGCTGAATGGCATTGTTATTCAAAAACTTGAATGGGAGAG ACATCGGCTCTTTGCACGTAATACCAGGAGGAATTAA